Proteins encoded within one genomic window of Paenarthrobacter sp. JL.01a:
- a CDS encoding ribokinase translates to MSTSGIVVVGSLNADLTIYTERLPQPGETVHGNGFAVNPGGKSANQAVAASKLGGNVTLIGAVGEDPNGTMLIESTAGAGVDVSRVRRSDVATGVAVISVDANGENSIIISAGANGTLAPADVDFAAFRGAAVVCLCLEVGIDTVVAAAQAGHDAGATVLLNLSPYAEVPELLAGLSDVLLVNAHEAALFLGSESDIPSADADAEAWEPVRSQFADRGLQRVLVTLGSQGSVVLDSLARGEQLTRIAPTRVSAVDTTGAGDAFTGAVAARLAAGDSLVDAASFASVAAALAATKKGTQAAYATLEEVEAARTP, encoded by the coding sequence CAACGGTTTCGCCGTGAATCCCGGCGGCAAGAGCGCCAATCAGGCGGTTGCGGCCAGCAAGCTGGGCGGCAACGTGACGCTGATCGGCGCTGTGGGCGAGGACCCCAACGGGACCATGCTCATTGAGTCCACTGCAGGTGCCGGCGTCGATGTTTCCCGCGTCCGACGCTCGGACGTTGCAACCGGAGTAGCTGTCATATCCGTGGACGCCAACGGTGAGAACAGCATCATCATCTCCGCCGGTGCCAACGGCACGCTGGCCCCCGCCGACGTCGACTTCGCCGCTTTCCGGGGCGCCGCCGTCGTGTGCCTCTGCCTGGAGGTGGGCATCGATACGGTTGTGGCCGCCGCGCAGGCGGGGCACGACGCCGGAGCTACAGTGCTGTTGAACCTCTCGCCATACGCTGAGGTGCCTGAGTTGTTGGCGGGCTTGAGCGACGTGCTGCTGGTGAACGCGCACGAGGCCGCCCTCTTCCTTGGCTCGGAATCGGACATCCCTTCTGCCGATGCGGACGCCGAAGCGTGGGAGCCCGTCCGCAGCCAGTTCGCCGACCGCGGCTTGCAGCGGGTGCTCGTGACCCTTGGTTCGCAAGGGTCCGTGGTGCTGGATTCTTTGGCTCGCGGGGAGCAGCTGACCCGGATCGCTCCGACGCGGGTTTCCGCCGTCGACACAACGGGTGCCGGCGATGCGTTCACCGGTGCCGTGGCCGCGCGCTTGGCTGCCGGTGATTCGCTCGTTGATGCGGCGTCGTTTGCTTCAGTAGCCGCCGCGTTGGCTGCGACGAAGAAGGGTACCCAGGCCGCCTACGCAACCCTCGAGGAAGTCGAAGCCGCGCGCACCCCCTAA